The Rhizoctonia solani chromosome 13, complete sequence nucleotide sequence CCAGCGAGCTTTTTTCACGTTTTCTGGGCCAGCAACAGCGTCCATGGATCGCTGCAAATGGGGTTAGAACGAGCCTGGAACAGGGGACCAGACCGACCTTCATCAAATCAATGTCAAATCCGTACCCTGAGGCAATCCCTTGATGCGGAAAGGTGGCGAACTGCTCGGCGGGCGGGTCGACGATGACATCCATCGGAAAAAGCAACAAAAAATCAAACACGAAAAATAGGCGGGTTGAAAGCCAAGGTCAAACTGTCGAGCGAGGGCACAGCGACAGGTAAGAAAATATGATATCACAGTAAGGAGCGTGGAGCGACGAGTTGGTCTTTACACAGCCAACGAGTGGAGAGGGATaggggaagacaaggaaaaTGCAAGGGAGGAAAAAAAAACAAGTGAAGAGGTACAAGTTGAACAAGTTACGCACAAAGGGAATAAATGCCCGCCCAGTCGAGCCGTACCGCCCAAGTCACAGAATATACAATTCAATGGTCAGCTAGCGCTCACACGTGCAAGACCACACAAGACTGAAAAGTGCTCACGAGAATGCAGGTAAAAACTCGGCGCAAGTATgaagagggggagggggcaaTTTTTTCGAGAAGAAATATATATATCCGCCAAGTTCAAGTGTTTACGCAGAGAGCAATTGCACTCGCACAGTAAACAACGCGAGCAATGCGCGGACAGCGAATGAAGAAAGAGGTGGAAGGTGGGAGATGGGGGAGAGCGAGAGATCTCCGACCGAGGGCCGCCCCCAATACATGCCACACTCGTGTAAACAAGTCACGCACACACGTCAAACAACCCCCCGGCTTCGGGCTATTCCCTTTCACCCAGTCTCCAACTCGATCTGATTGTTCGCCTGAAATACTACCTCCTACGTTGCCACTTGCGTCGCCCAGTTTATTGTCTGAAAATCCGGTTTGTGCCGGTGTGACGCCACACTTAGAATGGCAACTATTACTTGGGGATTTGACCAAGTGCAGcaacgcatacattcaaacTTGGTCTCTCATTATCACCGTTCAGTCAATTAGATTTATCCATGTTCGCGTCCTAGCGAACAAGCACAGACACGTCAACGATCGTCACGAGTAGTCGATCAACACGCGCGTTCGGACGCGTGCCCGGCCCTTACGAAAATCGAAAATCGGGAATTCTACTACCAGATTTGCATCAGACTCGGACTTTACATGATTGGCGCCCAGTCCAATGGCATCCCAGGCACATCCGAGCAAAAGAATTTACATCAATTCACGTCATACATAAACTCAGAGTTGAGATACAAGCAAAGAATCGGCAGCCAAATTAGAATTACTCTACTTTACGGTGCGCTCAGGCAGGTGTGGATAAACGTATCATAATTGATCTGGATCCAGCCATCACGGTCCGTATCAAGTCTATGTCAAATCAGTCAATCTCCGGCGTCGGGTAATTCTGTCAAAACCCGACACTCACCGGCGGAAGCTTTCGGTCAAGGATTTGACCACAACACAAGCCCTCACAAATCGGTCGAATGTGATACCAGGAGGGGGTCCTCCTGGGATCGGCGCTGCGCCTTTGACGTCTACCATAAGCTTTGTCTATTTACCAGCATGATGTGAGTTGAGCACAAGCTTACCATATTTCCGCTGCACCAAGTCCAAAAGCTGTGGGTTCAACGGATAGCCAAACTGGTTCATGGCTTGCGACAGCTCCTGACCATCAATAGATCCAGAGTTGTCCCGGTCGAAATGTTTGAATACACTAAACCGGGCGCGTTAGGGCACAATGTACCTACGGAATTAACAGGGAGAAACTAACCCTTGCCAGTCCTTGATGTACCGCCAGAGCCCAGAGAACTCGTTGAACCCAATCGTCCCGGACCGATCAGTATCGAAAATGCTCATTAACATCTTGACAGTGTCCAAATCAAATGCTACGTCTCCGGTCAATCCCAGTCATTGAATGTATACCAGCAACCTAAACTCACGAGACCAATCTCCATTGACTAACGCTTGTTGCAGCTCGTTGGCACTGATAGCTCCAGATCTAACACAGATCTATGCTGTCAGAGTTTACTTCCTTGGTGCGATGTAGCACATACCGATCCGAATCGACCGAGCTAAACCAGGTCCACAGCCTACCCCGAACCTGTCAACCGACGAAATCCTCTCGGCTCGTGATACCTCTACTCACTGTGGATCCGCGCCTGGAGGCGGTCCCTGCGGGGGACCTGCCTGCCACCCACCAGGTCCACGCGACTGCCCGTATCCTCCATAACCTTGCTGTTGACCTCCATACCCTTGTTGTTGACCTCCGTACCCTTGATTATACGCCATGATTGTGTGGAAGATTACTTAAAGTTGCGAACTGCGGTGTGATGGGGCGTTTTGTGGCTTTTGGAGGACTTTATAGGGCAAAAGGCTGTGTGGTGGCTGTGCATCCTGCCGTAACACACAATGATTAGCACGTCGGAAACAGTGATGGATTCTCTACACTGCTCGCTCATGCTGTGCGCCAATAATTTTGACTCGTCCAGCTTTGGTCTGTTCTCCTTTCTTGTCGCTGGGCAGAGGGTGGCGGGCGTCTACT carries:
- a CDS encoding EF-hand 1, calcium-binding site protein, producing MAYNQGYGGQQQGYGGQQQGYGGYGQSRGPGGWQAGPPQGPPPGADPQLWTWFSSVDSDRSGAISANELQQALVNGDWSPFDLDTVKMLMSIFDTDRSGTIGFNEFSGLWRYIKDWQGVFKHFDRDNSGSIDGQELSQAMNQFGYPLNPQLLDLVQRKYDVKGAAPIPGGPPPGITFDRFVRACVVVKSLTESFRRLDTDRDGWIQINYDTFIHTCLSAP